The genomic window ACCCCAATGGTTACGATAGCAGCTTTACTCCTATGACTTATATGAACCTCTATTTAGTGACTAAATTTATTTCCTATCATCACTATACACAGTGCCATTACTGAATATATTCATCTAATACAACCCTGTCCAAtccagaaagaaaaaaaaaaagcaagaCAATTTACCTAATTGAACCAATGCCCTAAGTATTAAATGGCAGAGTCAAGTAGTGTAGGAGATCTAGCTTGGACAATAAAATGCATGGAAGGACGGACCAATGCAAAAACTATAACAACCACCCCCCACCCAACCAGTACAAACATGATCCAATGTTCTATCATTATTACAAATAATTGATATCTAAATGTTGTTAAATACTTGACGTAAACTTCATATATTCTACTGGCTCATTACTACAACATATTCAAAAAGGGTAATTTCTGatactgattacctcccttggaagAATTCTTGCACTAATAAAGTTTTTTACCTTTTGGTGTTTAATAGTGGTCGGAACACTTCTGATCgaaaaataaaactgttaatTTGGATATAAACTATTCTGACATTAAAATGAattcttttgttttgtgtttatacTGAAGCTGGATACAGTCACATGACACAAGTAAAGCATATATAGGCAATTCATCAGACAAGGTAAAATGTTAATCACCAACAAAGGTATGTTAGTTAAATATTGCTGATCATAACGCTATCTCATCAGAGTATAACAGCATCACAGAGAAAAGCAATGGAATTCAACCATATCCACATGCAAATGATATTGCTTCATCCcaaatattttcatgatatgaATTGATCTGATATGAGGGTGGATGTGGGGAAAAAACTGTAATCCACTTGCAAACCCCATGCAATAAGTTGCCTTTATATCCTTTTAATTAGAATTCTAGTCCTGTGGGGACCATCAAAACCTATATAGTGTTAGCCATACATAGCCCCTACCCCCAAACTCCATGTCTTACTGAACACCCTGGAACTGTAGGATTTCAAACAACTATACTGAGGCTTTTCACCTCcacaaaccccccccccccccaaatatATGTTGGGCAGCTGTAAGCCTTAAGAATATGTGAACAGTAAATCTCCCTCCATCCATCCACCACCCTCCCCCCCATTAAAGAAACCAATGTGCTCTATACACTGCTTATACAGAGAACCCTTACTTATACTGTCCCTAGGATTGTAAGAGTTACTGAGAATCCTTGTAAGATGCGTACGTTTTAGATTGGGAGTTGAGGCTATGAACTGGGAGCCCATGTAACCACTGTCAACGAGCTTGTTGGAGCTGTCTGTCGGTGTGTTGTTagctgtagagccaggtgatgGGGTCAGTGATGACTTAGTTCCATCTGGTGACTCTGGCTCCTTAAGTGACTGTTCTTTTAATGATGGTTTCTTCACCGTGACAACATCAAGTTCTTGGCGAAGATCTGGATAACATAGatacaaatttttaaaaaggttaAAGATTTAGGTATTTCCAATGATTATTTAGAATTATTCTGATGCCAGACTGGTTCTAGTTCtatgaattttgacaaaatgaagatttattatattaaaattcACTATAACTAAATGATCTACTagactttttgttgtttttgtttgaattaatttgATGGTTACAGATTTCCATTAGTTATAACTTCAGATATACAATTAAGGCTTCTAATTTAAATTATGATTAATTTTCAAACAAACCATGATCATGATTtagtatatcatataaatacaaTCACAAACCACGATCATGATTtagtatatcatataaatacaaTCACAAACCACGATCATGATTtagtatatcatataaatacaaTCACAAACCACGATCATGATTTAGtgtattctataaatagaagCACAAACCATGATCATGATTtagtatatcatataaatacaaTCACAAACCACGATCATGATTTAGtgtattctataaatagaagCACAAACCATGATCATGATTtagtatatcatataaataGAATCACAAATCATGATCATGATTTAGTGTATTCTATAAATAAAAGCACAAAACACGATCATAGTTTAgtgtattatataaatagaagCACAAACCACGATCGTGATTTAGTgtattctataaatagatttagGATTTTTTTGCTGTGTCTTCATATTTTGACAGtacattaaacattttataGGTATGGAATTTTTCCTTGAGAGTAGACTTGGATATGATTTAGATCATTCAAATTCATGGGAATCAAAAATTGAAGAAAGCCTCATGTTAACCTTAGGTTAAAACATTCTGCAAATCTCTATGCAAATGAAAACCATCACAAGGTCATTAGAACATCTAACTATACAAACCCCTGGCTTCATCCTTGAGCCTCTGAACAGTATCTCCGAGGTTTTCCTTCTCATCCAGTTCATTCTCGAGGAAGGCATTTCTCTCTATTGCCTATAACATAACACAGTATTTACTGACCATACAGGACACATACACCTCTACATTACGATGGATTTAAGTAAGGTGAATCACAGTAGTTAGTATTGATTTTCTGTGCTCCATTACACATGATATTAGTTGAAACAAGGTTTTTTAATTGGTAACTGATTAGTTACATCAAGCACTTTATCAATGTCAAAATAGAAAACCAACTGTTTactacggtaaacctccggttagttcgaacaaaattaaataaatattgatgaacccgttcgaattattcgaaattatgcttcagaaaataagcgtgagttcgaactatttgagtcaatatcggcgaaaatctctGCAGAGTAAAATCAtgagacacaaacacatccatcgtaaatctgatacgtaacaacggcggcctgaacaatggcacatttataagtaagtaaaatgatagtattttatttaattcaatgttatttgatcgttaaacgttcttcatttcgcgataattaCGCGAAGCCGCTCGGGCAATGCGTAGCTacagtaggccccaaaacagtacagtacaagtttcatttgtgacacaaaagttaaacatttgtacagtataatctttgcatggttatattttttatctgaatcagaaactatcgctatattattttaataaatggtctcttaaatacatcaaaagcagtctacataacctgttgcgtttacgaaagcactactgtaaaaataggcgatatatgttggtaaaattaggtcagaacatcaacatgtctgcttttaaatatgcccagtcgtattatctaccaaacatagttgatacctgcaaaattatccatcactaattgggacacctgtggattgttttgactggatatgaatgcttttcacatcactcagcacgatcgggcagccgatcctttcaactttaccgcaagcgacacctcgcgtggtctgcttacctagcgtgaggtcgcaggttttcaggtaataccttgattggcaatacttaagagatgtccagtcacaattaaataatcataatgctaagttaacactagttatatgtgaaaatacactGACGATTTCTTAGTTCGCCATACAGcgcgaatacaaatatcgcatgttatttatacattgtcggggcctaaatttgcaatcggctgtctcgtgcgtggtgtattttgcaatgtaacaaaaactgaattaatatgtggcatatattaaatcacagacgcattctaatgatcacgcatacaatctaataacctaaacgtgcttgttgatcaaatttaaatcttggcattttttctgggcCGGTCATTGGGGCCGGGTCGTtgcgagctttcaatggagtttgccaaaaaaaaatcttactttacattcttcatttgacaagttcgaactatctGAAATGGTATCAGTTATAAACAGCCAtagttcgaactattactagctaatgaattattgtttttctagaaaaaatgtgtgttcgaactatccgcgtgttcgaaattaatcggaggtttaccgtagTAATAATGATCACTGTGATAGATATTGTTGAATGTTCTACTATGTATAATGAGGACAAAGGTTAGGAATGATGTTTtaacaaaaggaaatacaaaatgtacaaagtGATGTGAATTATTAGAATATGGGATCTCACATGAAGggtaataaaaaagaaaaatattataattaaagTATGTAATTAAATACCAGTATACAGTCAAATCTCTATTAAGCGACCACTCATGGGAAGTTGAaaatggagagtggtctcttaatagagaTTGTATCTTAGATTTGATAAATGTTCGTAAGCTTTCTATTCACTTTATAAATTGGCAATAATGATTAATGATATGATACATATGAAAAATGTaccatccatttgaacaaaacaaatttgtttgcttttttttattcatttttcattattataattacatattttattggttAATTAGTCTAAAGATTACTTTCCTATGCCTGTTTTTAATTCCTGAAATCTTGGTTCGGACATCCGCCCCAATTATTAGTTACGTTACTGCATTTCTAACTTCATAAACGGCAACTTTTTCACTagcaaatatgttttaatttctcaaaaacgataacaaatcacgatttAACAGTAAGTTGGCTGTTTATGCATTtcttaattattatatttctcATGCAAAATTATTTTATGAGTCAAATCGTCAGAATTCTTGACCATCTCTTCACCTCCTCTCCCCTCCTTTTTCACGAAAAGTAAAACTGCTTGGTGTTATCAAGGAGAAAATGGTAATGGAAGGCATTCTGGAGACTTCTGGTCGCTTGTTAAGAGAGTTTTTGTTATCACTGGAATAAAAACTTGCAGACGCTGGTCGCATAAACAGAGGGTCGCTTAATAGAGTTAGAATATATAGGGAAAACGCTCAAGAGTaattgaaatggtcgcttagaacagagAGTCGCTTAACAGAGATGGTCGacagtacatatatgtattgtatacgtagtaaatacaatatattaacaataatagAGTAACATTACTGTTTATTGGTGCTTTTTCTAGGTCAGCTTCTTAAGAATTTCAATACCAGGTATTTATATCTGAATGTTATCGCCTTTGGTTAATGTCAATACCTAATAGAATAGCCATCTTACCTGATTCAATCTTTGCTCAAAGTCCTCTAATGAAACCACTGTTGCTCTGAAAATACATTtaccaagtacatgtacatgcatttgATATCTTGATAATCACATACAACAAAGCAATGAGTGAATGATGGATTTCTTGTTAATTCCTCAAAATCAATATATTGACCTGTTCTTTTATACAGCATGTTGTAATATAATGATAGATATGTAAACTACTGTATATTATGAAATCTGAACCCTTGAAATATGCCTGTTATCTCAGGGAGTTCAAACAAAACCTTTCTTATTAATAGAACTGTAAACGCTGATGAATTTGTATAGAAATTCACTAACCTCTTGGTGCGTTCCAAGTCATCGTTGGACTGCTCCAGTTCACGGATATACTTCTGCAGCTCATCCTTGTAAGCTGTCACCTGAGCTAGGTCATCCTCTAGCTCTGTCTGCTTCCTGTAGGAATTGGACTGGATCATTTCCAGCTTTTCCTGTAATACAATGACAGTGTCAAATACACCAGGGAAATTCAGTGTGTTAGTAGTTTACTACTCTTAAATAGAAGATGTAGAAAATGTCCATAAGACAAAAATGTCCTCTTTCCTGTACAAATCAGTATCattgtatcttatatacatttgtagttaaagcgaccttgaccttggaatCCTGAAACACAAATTCATAAAGTTTTCATAAATGATCTATGTAAAATCTTTATAACAAGAGTTGTCAGAAGGCAACATATCTCACCAAGTGGGTTGAAATTTGGAATTAGTGTTTTAATGAAGGTCAAAAGATCTCCAAGTCAAGGTCAACAGGTCTGCAAATGcagtaccaatggaaaggtcttgtcacaaggaacacacatgtcTAATACCTCAGCTGTATCCacattagtattgacacaacactgaTTGTTTTATAACAGAATTAACCTATCATGCTAGTTGTCTACGGAGGATGCCAATGTCAGGAGTATAGCAACAGCTCAGGTCCCCTGGACTTCATTCCGTCAAGCTAAAAATTTCAGTGAAATGAAGTTTGTACTGCATGTACAAGCTACAGCAAACAAGCATATTAGTAATTTAGTATTGGTTAATTGCTACCAGCACCGCTAGCTACTGGTCGTGTATAAGTGTCTGAAGTTTATATCCTGACCCTCATACTTAtccaatatattatatataattctgaCTGTAAATAAGAGCCTGCGGCATACTGAAAATCCCTCAAAGGAAGCTGTAAGAGCACTGAAAAGGATTTTCTAAACAAGAGATTGACCAGGGAGATCTTGTCACCCATGGCCACCATCGTATGACCTTTATTGGATCTTTGTAAGACTGTTTTTATTGCTGCTTTTCTGTTCTTCTTCTTGATCATTTGACTATCTTGTTTTcagatcagtctcaaaatgggACATGTACAATTTCAGACCAAAGGGAAACTGTAGGTgagatttgagaaagatccatgaaGAACTTTCAGAGAATcggtgataacaaacttcaacctatcaaaattgaaaatggtCTCCAAAGTGTCGgtcagtctcaaaattcaatatgaacaAATAAGAACCATGGGTAGGGAGAGTTGAACCCCTCATCGATCACCATGGATCTTCACCTGATATTAtgtggccagcactctaactgactgagctgCAATGCCCTTTAacactgtgtgaagtttgatcaaaatcactTGAGGAACTTAGGTGTTTAAGTATGTAGAGAAAAGCCACAGCTCTAACTGATGCTGTTAtgtaatacaggtatatcaatCTAAACTTAAAAGACAATGCCATTGCAGGTACaggggtacatgtacatgcatatatatgaattattatgCATGAAAGAATCTATTAAATGTGTAATGGTGTTGAGTTTGAGGTTCCTCAATCATCCTATACAGATGAAACAATATTAATGCTTTCCTTTGTTTTAATATGTGCTTTGAATTGGTAATATCGAATAGTagtaaataaatgtaaatatcatatacatgtacatgtctttCTGATCCGTTAAACATCTTCTTTGGACAAACAAATAGGGAGTCTATCTATATAAGCCTGTACGTAATTCATAGTGCAAAACATGCTATCTATATAGGCCTGTACACGTGtagtatatacagtgtaaaactGTGAGAAAAGGTCAATCTGTCGTCACATGTTTAACATCTGATgaattatacaatacataagTGTCTGATGAATCACTGCTAGATCAAACCACAGATagtttttgtatacattttcaaaaagaaattcAATTACTTGTATGCATGCATCCATACACATATAGTTTTCTGAATCTATTATGAAACTGAaattttatgacacattttCTAATATTCATGCATAACTGAAGTCTAAATCATAATTGATATGAACTTCAGAATTTAGTAGTAGTTATATTGTGTTCATGTATACTACGTACAagtgttatgtatatgtatactacgtacaagtgttatatacatgtatactatgtacaagtgttatatacatgtatactacgtacaagtgttatatacatgtattactacgtacaagtgttatatacatgtatactacgtacaagtgttatgtacatgtatactatgtacaagtgttatgtatatgtatactacatacaagtgttatatacatgtatactatgtacaagtgttatgtatatgtatactacatacaagtgttatatacatgtatactatatatgtacaagtgttatatacatgtatactatgtacaagtgttatatatatacatgtattactacgTACaagtgttatgtacatgtatactacgtACAAGtgttatgtacaggtatactacgTACAAAtgttatgtacaggtatatatatacgtacaagtgttatatacatgtatactatgtacaagtgttatatacatgtatactatacgTAGTATGtacaagtgttatatacatgtatactatgtacaagtgttatatacatgtatactatgtacaagtgttatatacatttatactatatgtacaagtgttatatacatgtatactatgtacaagtgttatgtacatgtatactacgtacaagtgttatgtacatgtatactacgtacaagtgttatatacatgtatactacgtacaagtgttatatacatgtattactacgtacaaatgttatatacatgtatactatatgtacaagtgttatatacatgtattactacgtacaaatgttatatacatgtatactatacgtacaagtgttatatacatgtattactacgtacaaatgttatatacatgtatactatatgtacaagtgttatatacatgtatattatgtacaagtgttatatacatgtatactacatacaagtgt from Pecten maximus chromosome 1, xPecMax1.1, whole genome shotgun sequence includes these protein-coding regions:
- the LOC117325847 gene encoding nuclear distribution protein nudE homolog 1-like isoform X2, translated to MDDSKRFATPQEEITFWRQTAERFKQDLEDAREELEEFQISSRELEAELETQLEQFENKNKELTSDRSKLQTENESLREKLEMIQSNSYRKQTELEDDLAQVTAYKDELQKYIRELEQSNDDLERTKRATVVSLEDFEQRLNQAIERNAFLENELDEKENLGDTVQRLKDEARDLRQELDVVTVKKPSLKEQSLKEPESPDGTKSSLTPSPGSTANNTPTDSSNKLVDSGYMGSQFIASTPNLKRLPSNNGGTPLTPSARISALNIVADLLRKVGALESKLASCRNFVKDQPRSGKPGGGSPSNSPRAKRLNRGASVPPQQGVKIPV